In Halovivax gelatinilyticus, the following are encoded in one genomic region:
- a CDS encoding cobyric acid synthase, with product MTETILVAGTASHVGKSTVAAGLCRALADRGLTVAPFKAQNMSNNARVVLRSGGTDGDNTDGLDTNATDVEWGEIGVSQFVQAHAARQTPTTDHNPVLLKPTGDGESQLVVDGRAIARLSAGSYYEEYWEFAIEAVEDAYERLAREADVIVAEGAGSIAEINLHDRDLANVETAHIADASIVVCVDIERGGAFASLYGTIELLPASIRNRVVGAIITKFRGDESLLTPGIEEIEARTGVPILGVIPHADPGLPEEDSVSLPDSDATATRGADDGIPDERSVTVGVVRHPHISNATDVESLVTVPGVRVEYVPTTEAGGSILARVDALVIPGTKNTVDDCLTLRAAGLDEQIRAFDGPIVGICGGYQMLGERIRNAHREGSGDRRTIDAIGLLPVETRFSTDKRLSRTTVAVDGTGPIAGASGTVSGYEIHAGEPVHLEPVETPLEPDSAAVGSVLGTYLHGLFENASVRDAFVDSVYRSAGIERGVDDGKGGTADRPSLPTDPYDRAATLVSDHVAIERLGLGDVL from the coding sequence ATGACGGAGACGATCCTCGTAGCGGGAACCGCGAGCCACGTCGGTAAGTCGACCGTCGCGGCCGGACTCTGTCGCGCACTCGCCGATCGAGGACTGACCGTGGCGCCGTTCAAAGCGCAGAACATGAGCAATAACGCGCGCGTCGTCCTCCGGTCTGGTGGCACCGATGGCGATAACACCGATGGGCTCGACACGAACGCGACCGACGTCGAGTGGGGAGAAATCGGCGTCTCGCAGTTCGTTCAGGCTCACGCTGCACGGCAGACGCCGACGACCGACCACAACCCGGTCCTGCTCAAACCCACCGGAGACGGGGAGAGCCAACTCGTCGTCGACGGCCGCGCAATTGCGCGCCTGTCCGCCGGTTCCTACTACGAGGAGTACTGGGAATTCGCGATTGAAGCCGTCGAAGACGCCTACGAACGACTCGCCAGGGAGGCGGACGTGATCGTCGCCGAGGGGGCCGGGAGTATCGCCGAAATAAACTTACACGATCGAGATCTGGCCAACGTCGAGACGGCTCACATCGCCGATGCGTCCATCGTCGTCTGCGTCGACATCGAACGTGGCGGTGCGTTCGCGAGCCTGTACGGAACGATCGAATTGCTGCCGGCCTCGATCCGAAATCGGGTCGTCGGGGCGATTATCACGAAATTCCGAGGGGACGAATCCCTGTTGACGCCGGGTATCGAAGAGATAGAGGCGCGTACGGGCGTCCCGATACTCGGCGTGATCCCGCACGCAGATCCCGGGTTACCAGAAGAAGACAGCGTCTCGCTCCCCGACTCCGACGCGACCGCGACGAGAGGGGCCGACGATGGTATCCCCGACGAGCGCTCGGTCACCGTCGGTGTCGTTCGTCACCCACACATTTCCAACGCGACCGACGTCGAATCGCTGGTGACGGTTCCCGGGGTTCGGGTCGAGTACGTGCCGACGACCGAAGCCGGAGGTTCGATCCTCGCTCGCGTGGACGCTCTCGTGATACCGGGGACGAAGAACACGGTCGACGACTGTCTCACACTGCGTGCGGCCGGTCTCGACGAGCAGATACGGGCGTTCGACGGCCCGATCGTCGGTATCTGTGGGGGCTATCAGATGCTCGGCGAACGGATCAGAAACGCCCATCGGGAAGGAAGCGGCGATCGCCGGACCATCGATGCGATCGGGCTGTTACCCGTCGAGACGCGATTTTCGACGGACAAACGACTCTCGCGGACGACCGTCGCCGTCGACGGAACCGGCCCGATCGCCGGCGCCAGCGGGACCGTCTCGGGCTACGAGATACACGCGGGCGAACCGGTCCACCTCGAACCCGTCGAGACGCCGCTGGAACCGGATAGCGCGGCCGTCGGCTCCGTCCTCGGGACCTACCTTCACGGGCTCTTCGAGAACGCGTCGGTTCGAGACGCGTTCGTCGATTCGGTCTACCGGTCGGCCGGCATCGAACGGGGTGTAGACGACGGTAAAGGCGGGACGGCCGATCGACCGTCGCTGCCGACCGATCCGTACGACAGAGCCGCGACGCTCGTCTCGGATCACGTGGCGATCGAGCGACTCGGCCTTGGTGACGTGTTGTAG
- a CDS encoding MTH865 family protein — protein MTDEAELREQFTEAFENADYPISNPMDLVPALPNGPGTKFESGDFSMTAMELNSKAAGKADFPYESVDGLVDDLIAGLKEDDHI, from the coding sequence ATGACTGATGAAGCCGAACTCCGCGAGCAATTCACCGAGGCGTTCGAGAACGCCGACTACCCGATCTCAAACCCCATGGACCTCGTTCCCGCGCTCCCGAACGGTCCAGGGACGAAGTTCGAGTCGGGCGACTTTTCGATGACGGCGATGGAGCTGAACTCGAAAGCCGCCGGGAAGGCTGACTTCCCGTACGAGTCCGTCGACGGGCTGGTCGACGACCTGATCGCGGGACTGAAAGAAGACGACCACATCTAG
- a CDS encoding Single-stranded DNA binding protein yields MDLDSHAEELASALGVDNEEVKSDLANLVEYSVPIDEAKQSLRRKYGDGESRSTGPTSKSIGDISPNDGSVSVACVVLTAGERSIRYQGDDHVIVEGELADETGTIDYTAWEDFGLEAGQTLTIGNAGVREWDGEPELNLGEHTSISPGSDDIDVPYDVGGEATLADVETGDRAVTLEVTVLESERRTIDGRDGETEILSGVLGDESGRLPFTCWDPHPAIEPEASIRVENAYVREFRGVPEVNVSEFSTVDPIDRSIEVGTDARTMGIGEAVASGGVYDVELTGNLLEVRDGSGLIQRCPDCGRVIQKNQCRTHGDVDGVDDLRVKAILDDGTGTVTVVLDDELTEMVYGGDLDDAREQARDAMDQEVVAETIRDRIVGREYRVRGHLSVDEYGANFDAISFDERDDEPAELATAFLTEVDA; encoded by the coding sequence ATGGACTTAGACAGCCACGCCGAGGAACTCGCCTCCGCCCTCGGCGTCGACAACGAGGAGGTCAAATCCGACCTGGCGAACCTGGTGGAGTACAGCGTTCCGATAGACGAGGCCAAACAGAGTCTGCGACGCAAGTACGGTGACGGGGAGAGTCGATCGACCGGCCCCACGTCGAAGTCGATCGGCGACATCTCGCCGAACGACGGCAGCGTATCCGTGGCTTGCGTCGTCCTCACCGCTGGCGAGCGATCGATACGATACCAGGGAGACGATCACGTGATCGTCGAAGGTGAACTGGCCGACGAAACCGGGACCATCGATTACACTGCCTGGGAGGATTTCGGCCTCGAAGCCGGTCAGACGCTCACGATCGGCAACGCAGGCGTCCGCGAGTGGGATGGCGAGCCCGAACTCAACCTGGGCGAACACACCTCGATCAGTCCGGGTTCCGACGACATCGACGTTCCGTACGACGTCGGCGGCGAGGCGACCCTCGCCGATGTCGAGACCGGTGATCGAGCGGTCACACTCGAGGTGACCGTCCTGGAGAGCGAGCGACGAACGATCGACGGCCGCGACGGCGAGACGGAGATCTTGAGCGGCGTGCTCGGCGACGAGTCCGGTCGGCTTCCGTTCACCTGCTGGGATCCCCATCCGGCGATCGAACCGGAGGCGTCGATCAGGGTCGAAAACGCCTACGTTCGAGAGTTCCGGGGCGTGCCGGAGGTCAACGTCTCCGAATTCTCGACCGTCGACCCGATCGACCGTTCGATCGAGGTCGGGACGGACGCACGGACGATGGGTATCGGTGAAGCCGTCGCAAGCGGTGGCGTCTACGACGTCGAACTCACCGGTAACCTCCTGGAGGTGCGTGACGGCTCCGGTCTCATCCAGCGCTGTCCGGACTGTGGGCGCGTCATCCAGAAGAACCAGTGTCGGACACACGGCGACGTCGACGGTGTCGACGACCTTCGCGTGAAGGCGATCCTCGACGACGGGACCGGCACCGTCACGGTCGTCCTGGACGACGAACTGACCGAGATGGTCTACGGCGGCGACCTCGACGATGCGCGCGAACAGGCACGAGACGCGATGGACCAGGAAGTCGTCGCGGAGACGATACGCGATCGGATCGTCGGCCGCGAGTATCGCGTTCGTGGTCACCTCTCCGTCGACGAGTACGGTGCGAATTTCGACGCGATCTCGTTCGACGAACGAGACGATGAACCGGCCGAACTGGCGACCGCCTTTCTCACGGAGGTGGACGCGTGA
- a CDS encoding metallophosphoesterase, with product MARLEPVPGERAALATIDGERALLIADYHAGVEAGLRYERGIEVPSRAAERRERLRAAIDRTDADRLVILGDLMHSIGEPGGAERGELEVLFETLAPVAVTLVKGNHDGAIESWLYESIDESGTAGATSLSVSPGEGTLLGEIGVCHGHSWPSADALDGSVLCMGHEHPCVRLEDEVGGSRIEPVWLRGSLDRSWLGSQIPTGSSAERLEYEESTSPDDGGTELVVLPAFNELVGGTWVNVAGQSFLSPMLPRALVDGEAYLVDGTRLGPYDSI from the coding sequence ATGGCCCGACTCGAGCCGGTTCCCGGCGAGCGGGCCGCGCTCGCGACGATCGACGGCGAGCGGGCGCTGCTGATCGCCGATTATCACGCTGGCGTCGAGGCGGGGTTGCGCTACGAACGAGGAATCGAGGTTCCGAGTCGGGCGGCCGAGCGACGCGAACGACTTCGAGCGGCGATCGATCGAACGGACGCCGATCGGTTAGTCATCCTCGGCGATCTCATGCACTCTATCGGCGAGCCGGGCGGAGCCGAACGGGGCGAGCTCGAAGTGCTGTTCGAGACACTGGCGCCGGTGGCGGTCACGTTGGTGAAGGGAAACCACGACGGAGCCATCGAATCGTGGCTGTACGAGTCGATCGACGAGTCGGGAACCGCCGGCGCGACGTCGCTCTCGGTCAGTCCGGGCGAAGGTACGTTGTTGGGAGAGATCGGCGTTTGTCACGGTCACAGCTGGCCGTCTGCGGACGCGCTCGACGGGTCCGTCCTCTGCATGGGTCACGAACACCCGTGCGTCCGACTCGAAGACGAGGTCGGCGGGAGTCGTATCGAGCCGGTGTGGCTCCGCGGGTCCCTGGACCGGTCGTGGCTGGGAAGCCAGATACCAACTGGTAGCTCGGCCGAACGGCTTGAGTACGAGGAGTCGACATCGCCCGACGACGGTGGGACTGAACTCGTCGTCCTCCCGGCGTTCAACGAACTGGTCGGTGGAACGTGGGTGAACGTCGCCGGTCAGTCGTTTCTCTCGCCGATGCTCCCGCGGGCGCTAGTCGACGGCGAGGCGTACCTCGTAGACGGGACGAGACTCGGGCCGTACGATTCGATCTGA
- a CDS encoding DEAD/DEAH box helicase gives MTDGDAAAFTHLGPAVRDALSERGFSTPTPPQRLAIPPLAAGEDTLVIAPTGSGKTETAMLPVFDAIVEARSDDRSGDARADDEVDGFRALYVTPLRALNRDMLDRLEWWGEYLDVTVDVRHGDTTQYQRSKQAREPPDVLITTPETIQAMLTGERLREAFGSLSHVVVDEVHELAASKRGAQLAVGLERLVELSGPFQRIGLSATVGDPDEVGRFLTGDRPCAVREIDVGSNVDVSVREPTVTDEDRNLAGSLMTEVSTASHVRLIRDIVAANESTLIFVNTRQTAEAIGSRFRELELPIGVHHGSLSKSARIDVEDAFKAGELDALLCTSSMELGIDVGRVDHVVQYQSPRQVSRFLQRIGRAGHRLDETSSGTIVTTRADDTFEALAIARRAGMGEVESAGIHEGSLDVVANQIPAIVRSSGPTFVDDAYDIVRRAYPFRTLPRETFVEVLSELHRNRIVWYDEADERIESSGNTWQYVYSNLSMIPDEETYEVHDIASGGQIGTLDERFVVNFASPGEIFIQRGEMWRIAEVDDDDGVVKVSPIENPAGEVPSWIGQEIPVPYDVAQEVGEIRSVAEPQFADGADEIAVARELETRYPSDHETLTSAISQLERQVAADQPMPTADRIVVERQGRTVVVNAALGHRTNETLGRVLTSLLGQQSGSSIGLDVDPYRIELEVPTAVATSDIVSVIEETDPAHVETIVELGLKNSDALAFRLAQVSGKFGALKRWQGSGRMSNERLLAALEGTPMYEESIREVFHEDLDPESAASVLESIQSGSIELQTVRGRTSVGSGGRSSGKELLAPENADASIIETVKERIQNDRIILLCTHCTEWLSRTKVRRVSDQPTCPECGSTRIAALNPWADEVVDAVRAGQKDDEQHEMTQRAFHAASLVQSHGKKAVIALAARGVGPHNAARIINKLREDEAAFYRDILSQERQYARTQSFWD, from the coding sequence ATGACTGACGGGGACGCGGCGGCGTTCACCCACCTTGGACCTGCCGTCCGCGATGCCCTCTCCGAACGCGGATTTTCGACGCCGACGCCGCCACAACGTCTTGCGATTCCGCCACTCGCCGCCGGAGAGGATACGCTCGTGATCGCGCCGACCGGGAGTGGCAAGACCGAGACGGCGATGCTCCCCGTCTTCGACGCGATCGTCGAAGCGCGATCGGACGACCGATCCGGCGACGCCAGGGCTGACGACGAGGTCGACGGCTTTCGAGCACTCTACGTGACGCCGCTTCGGGCGCTCAATCGCGATATGCTCGATCGGCTGGAGTGGTGGGGCGAGTATCTGGACGTCACGGTCGACGTCCGCCACGGCGATACCACGCAGTACCAGCGGTCGAAACAGGCGAGAGAGCCGCCCGACGTTCTGATCACGACTCCGGAAACGATTCAGGCGATGCTCACCGGCGAGCGGCTGAGAGAGGCGTTCGGGTCGCTCTCACACGTCGTCGTCGACGAGGTTCACGAACTCGCCGCGTCGAAACGCGGGGCCCAACTCGCGGTCGGACTCGAACGTCTCGTCGAACTGTCCGGTCCGTTTCAGCGAATCGGCCTCTCGGCGACCGTGGGCGACCCGGACGAGGTCGGTCGCTTTCTCACCGGGGACAGACCCTGTGCCGTCCGCGAGATCGACGTCGGAAGTAACGTGGACGTCAGCGTTCGCGAACCGACCGTAACCGACGAGGACCGAAACCTCGCTGGATCGCTGATGACGGAGGTGTCGACCGCGAGCCACGTCCGGCTGATCCGCGACATCGTGGCGGCAAACGAATCGACGCTCATTTTCGTCAACACGCGTCAGACGGCGGAGGCGATCGGGTCACGCTTTCGCGAACTCGAGTTGCCGATCGGCGTCCACCACGGCTCGCTCTCGAAGTCTGCGCGGATCGACGTCGAGGACGCGTTCAAAGCGGGCGAACTCGACGCGTTGCTCTGTACGTCCTCGATGGAACTCGGCATCGACGTCGGTCGCGTCGACCACGTCGTGCAGTATCAGAGTCCCCGGCAGGTGTCGAGATTCCTCCAGCGAATCGGTCGTGCCGGCCACCGGCTGGACGAGACGTCGTCGGGGACGATCGTGACCACGCGCGCCGACGACACGTTCGAAGCGCTCGCGATCGCGCGTCGTGCAGGGATGGGCGAGGTCGAATCCGCCGGCATACACGAGGGAAGTCTCGACGTGGTCGCGAATCAGATTCCCGCTATCGTCCGCAGTTCGGGGCCGACGTTCGTCGACGACGCCTACGACATTGTCAGGCGGGCTTACCCGTTCCGAACGCTCCCCAGAGAGACGTTCGTCGAGGTACTCTCCGAACTTCACCGAAACCGCATCGTCTGGTACGACGAGGCCGACGAACGCATCGAATCGAGCGGGAACACCTGGCAGTACGTGTATTCGAATCTCTCGATGATTCCCGACGAGGAGACGTACGAGGTTCATGACATCGCCTCGGGGGGACAGATCGGCACGCTCGACGAACGCTTCGTCGTCAACTTCGCCTCTCCTGGCGAGATATTCATCCAGCGGGGTGAGATGTGGCGGATCGCCGAGGTGGACGACGATGACGGCGTCGTGAAGGTGAGCCCGATCGAGAACCCCGCGGGCGAGGTCCCATCCTGGATCGGCCAGGAGATTCCGGTTCCGTACGACGTCGCCCAGGAGGTCGGAGAGATTCGATCGGTGGCCGAACCCCAGTTCGCAGACGGCGCGGACGAGATCGCTGTCGCCCGTGAACTGGAGACGCGTTATCCGAGCGATCACGAGACGCTCACCTCGGCGATCTCCCAGCTCGAACGGCAGGTAGCGGCCGACCAACCGATGCCGACCGCCGATCGCATCGTCGTCGAACGGCAGGGCCGAACCGTCGTCGTAAACGCTGCTCTGGGTCACCGAACGAACGAGACGCTGGGGCGTGTACTCACGTCACTCCTCGGCCAGCAGTCCGGCTCTTCGATCGGCCTCGACGTCGACCCGTATCGGATCGAACTCGAGGTGCCGACCGCCGTCGCGACGAGCGACATCGTCTCGGTTATCGAAGAGACGGATCCGGCTCACGTCGAGACGATCGTCGAACTCGGACTCAAGAACTCCGACGCGCTCGCGTTTCGGCTGGCGCAGGTTTCCGGTAAGTTCGGCGCACTCAAGCGGTGGCAGGGCTCTGGTCGGATGTCGAACGAGCGACTGCTCGCTGCGCTCGAAGGGACGCCGATGTACGAGGAGTCGATTCGCGAGGTGTTCCACGAGGACCTCGATCCGGAATCGGCCGCCTCGGTCCTGGAATCGATCCAGTCGGGATCGATCGAACTACAAACCGTCCGGGGCCGGACGTCGGTCGGCTCCGGTGGTCGCTCGTCGGGTAAGGAACTGCTCGCACCCGAAAACGCTGACGCCAGCATCATCGAGACGGTCAAAGAGCGAATTCAGAACGATCGCATCATCCTCCTCTGTACGCACTGTACGGAGTGGCTCTCCCGGACGAAGGTTAGACGCGTTTCGGACCAGCCCACGTGTCCCGAGTGCGGGTCGACGCGCATCGCGGCGTTGAACCCGTGGGCGGACGAGGTGGTAGACGCCGTTCGGGCCGGACAGAAAGACGACGAACAACACGAGATGACCCAGCGGGCCTTCCACGCCGCCAGCCTCGTCCAGAGCCACGGAAAGAAAGCGGTGATAGCGCTGGCCGCCCGCGGGGTCGGTCCGCACAACGCCGCCCGCATCATCAACAAACTTCGCGAAGACGAGGCGGCGTTCTACCGGGATATTCTCTCTCAGGAGAGACAGTACGCGCGCACGCAGTCCTTTTGGGATTGA
- a CDS encoding protein sorting system archaetidylserine decarboxylase, giving the protein MNVAPGAWRYAIWPLVAAPFALLISLPAAAVLLAGLGGFVLWFFRDPDRTPPASGIVAPADGKVSVLRTEGETVRVGIFMNVWNVHVIRSPADGRVVDVEHTPGAHRPAFSKESDRNERVHVRFSGSSTDGSTANPPTDASLLDPEQTDARVSAPIEEVTLIAGAFARRITPYVDTAERVHRGDRIGHIAFGSRVDVVFGPDVSIDDVAVDPGEKTRSGETQLLEPEAIDANLPLIDEETVPTENVEEDG; this is encoded by the coding sequence ATGAACGTCGCTCCCGGGGCCTGGCGATACGCGATCTGGCCGCTCGTCGCGGCCCCCTTCGCCCTCCTCATCAGCCTCCCCGCCGCAGCCGTGCTCCTCGCCGGGCTGGGCGGTTTCGTCCTCTGGTTCTTCCGTGATCCGGACCGAACGCCGCCCGCATCGGGGATCGTCGCTCCGGCTGACGGGAAAGTCTCCGTGCTCCGTACCGAAGGCGAAACGGTCCGCGTGGGGATCTTCATGAACGTCTGGAACGTTCACGTCATTCGCTCGCCGGCCGACGGACGCGTCGTTGACGTCGAACATACCCCCGGTGCACATCGGCCGGCGTTTTCGAAAGAGTCGGACCGAAACGAGCGGGTTCACGTCCGATTCAGTGGATCATCTACCGACGGGTCGACCGCAAACCCTCCGACGGACGCTTCGCTGCTCGATCCCGAGCAAACGGACGCTCGCGTTTCCGCTCCGATTGAAGAAGTTACGCTGATCGCCGGCGCGTTTGCCCGCCGAATCACGCCGTACGTCGATACAGCCGAACGCGTTCACCGGGGCGACCGAATCGGCCACATCGCGTTCGGCAGTCGCGTCGACGTCGTCTTCGGACCGGACGTCTCGATCGATGACGTGGCGGTCGATCCGGGGGAGAAGACGCGCTCCGGCGAAACGCAATTGCTCGAACCGGAAGCCATCGACGCGAACCTTCCGCTGATAGACGAGGAGACGGTTCCGACCGAGAACGTAGAAGAGGACGGCTGA
- a CDS encoding CDC48 family AAA ATPase, with protein MSESDSDGVRLSVRAAEKRDAGRGVARIPERARRKLGVLSGDTVVIEGTKSTVAKMWPADSSVEETVVQIDADSRANAGVHVGDSVTVRSLDGTTVPEATHVVLAPPESANDAETKLTERVANQKLRNRPVRTNEQIRIEGIASEPFRVVETEPSGDVRITSSTDIRVSSTVTAATASSRLSESESETAGRPREESAQSSRPSGVTYEDIGGLDEELELVREMIELPLSESELFGRLGVDPPSGVLLYGPPGTGKTLIARAVANEVDADFISISGPEIMSKYKGESEEKLREAFARARENAPSIVFFDEIDSIASARDDDADAESRVVGQLLTLMDGLDGRGEVIVIGATNRVDALDPALRRGGRFDREIQIGVPDETGRREILEVHTRGMPLAEDVSLETLAARTHGFVGADLDSVASEAAMAAIRRRPTEESERATWNRDPSVTKADFDDALASVEPSAMREYVAESPDTDFEDVGGLDGPKQTLTESVEWPLTYDRLFERTDTDPPSGVLLYGPPGTGKTLLARALAGETDVNFVRVDGPEVLDRYVGESERAIRKIFERARQAAPSIVFIDEIDALVGRRGDSHEVTERVVSQLLTELDGMRENPNLVVLAATNRKDDIDPALLRPGRLDTHVLLPEPDADAREKILEVHTRGKPLADDVDLTSIAAKLDGKTGADIEAIVRDASMKAIREVAEAHEPAEANERADEIVIERDHIDRAIAAHE; from the coding sequence ATGAGTGAGTCGGATTCGGACGGCGTTCGCCTCTCGGTTCGGGCGGCCGAGAAACGAGACGCCGGTCGCGGCGTCGCCAGAATTCCAGAACGCGCACGCCGGAAACTCGGCGTCTTGAGCGGCGATACGGTCGTCATCGAGGGGACGAAGTCGACCGTCGCGAAGATGTGGCCGGCAGACTCCTCCGTCGAAGAGACTGTCGTCCAGATCGACGCGGACTCGCGCGCCAACGCCGGCGTTCACGTCGGTGACAGCGTTACCGTCAGATCGCTCGACGGGACGACGGTCCCCGAAGCGACCCACGTCGTTCTCGCCCCGCCCGAATCGGCGAACGACGCGGAGACGAAGCTTACAGAACGCGTGGCGAATCAGAAACTCAGAAATCGTCCGGTTCGAACGAACGAACAGATCCGTATCGAGGGAATCGCCTCGGAGCCGTTTCGCGTCGTCGAGACCGAACCCTCGGGCGATGTCAGAATCACGAGTTCGACGGATATCCGGGTCTCGTCGACGGTGACGGCTGCGACGGCCTCTTCTCGGCTCTCGGAATCTGAATCGGAGACCGCGGGGCGTCCCCGAGAGGAATCGGCCCAGTCGAGTCGACCGTCCGGCGTCACGTACGAAGATATCGGCGGCCTCGACGAGGAACTGGAACTGGTCAGAGAGATGATCGAGTTGCCCCTGTCGGAGTCCGAACTCTTCGGGCGACTCGGCGTCGATCCGCCCTCCGGCGTCTTACTCTACGGTCCGCCGGGAACCGGGAAAACGCTGATCGCACGCGCGGTCGCGAACGAGGTCGACGCAGACTTCATCTCGATATCCGGCCCGGAGATCATGTCCAAGTACAAGGGCGAATCAGAGGAGAAACTTCGGGAAGCGTTCGCTCGTGCTCGCGAAAACGCCCCGTCGATCGTCTTCTTCGACGAGATCGACTCGATCGCGAGCGCCCGCGACGACGATGCTGACGCAGAGAGCCGCGTCGTCGGCCAGTTACTCACGTTGATGGACGGCCTCGACGGCCGCGGCGAGGTGATCGTCATCGGGGCGACCAACCGCGTCGACGCGCTCGATCCGGCGCTCAGACGCGGTGGGCGCTTCGACAGAGAGATACAGATCGGCGTCCCCGACGAAACCGGTCGGCGCGAAATTCTGGAGGTACACACGCGTGGGATGCCCCTTGCCGAGGACGTCTCGCTCGAGACCCTCGCAGCGCGAACGCACGGATTCGTTGGGGCCGACCTCGACTCGGTCGCCAGCGAGGCCGCGATGGCCGCGATCCGACGGCGTCCGACCGAAGAGTCCGAACGCGCGACGTGGAACCGAGATCCCTCGGTGACGAAAGCCGATTTCGACGACGCGCTGGCCTCCGTCGAACCCTCCGCGATGCGCGAGTACGTGGCCGAATCACCAGATACCGATTTCGAGGACGTCGGTGGTCTCGACGGGCCTAAACAGACGCTCACGGAATCCGTCGAGTGGCCGCTCACCTACGATCGCCTCTTCGAACGAACCGATACCGATCCGCCGTCAGGCGTCCTGCTCTACGGCCCGCCGGGGACGGGTAAAACGCTGCTCGCTCGCGCGCTCGCCGGCGAGACCGACGTCAATTTCGTTCGCGTCGACGGACCGGAAGTGCTAGATCGGTACGTCGGTGAGAGCGAGCGGGCTATTCGAAAAATATTCGAACGCGCGAGGCAGGCCGCCCCGTCGATCGTTTTCATCGACGAGATCGACGCTCTGGTCGGGAGACGCGGCGACAGTCACGAAGTGACCGAACGCGTCGTCTCGCAACTGCTCACCGAACTGGATGGAATGCGAGAGAATCCGAACCTCGTCGTCCTCGCCGCGACCAACCGCAAAGACGACATCGACCCGGCGCTCCTTCGGCCCGGCCGACTGGACACGCACGTGCTGTTGCCCGAACCGGACGCGGACGCTCGTGAGAAGATTCTCGAGGTGCATACCCGCGGAAAACCCCTGGCAGATGACGTCGATCTCACGTCGATCGCCGCCAAACTCGACGGAAAAACAGGCGCTGACATCGAGGCAATCGTCCGCGACGCGTCGATGAAGGCGATCCGCGAGGTTGCGGAGGCACACGAACCCGCCGAGGCCAACGAGCGAGCGGACGAGATCGTCATCGAACGCGACCACATTGACCGTGCGATCGCCGCCCACGAATAA
- a CDS encoding DUF7128 family protein — translation MVVETERDGTTWYECETCGLLFDEFQDARTHESNCDDDEPSYIQ, via the coding sequence ATGGTGGTCGAAACGGAACGAGACGGTACGACCTGGTACGAGTGTGAGACGTGCGGTCTCCTGTTCGACGAGTTCCAGGACGCTCGAACCCACGAGTCCAATTGCGACGACGACGAGCCGTCGTACATTCAGTGA
- a CDS encoding DUF5796 family protein, with the protein MSTRSNVAPSTLEVDFVDGGIVVRYLDGREAFYHGPPKPVVNSVTTPPGKEVHVLVTDPDGFEGIMTYVNDLKTDSAILESSGVGRVLLDRNEESELFSGVTAEVEGYSVTVSADLDVVDGRVFVFAEDEVSEHAYELVSADDE; encoded by the coding sequence ATGAGCACCCGATCGAACGTCGCCCCGAGCACGCTGGAGGTAGACTTCGTAGACGGCGGGATCGTCGTTCGGTATCTAGACGGTCGCGAAGCGTTCTACCACGGGCCGCCCAAGCCGGTCGTCAATTCGGTGACGACGCCCCCCGGAAAGGAGGTACACGTGCTGGTGACCGATCCCGACGGATTCGAAGGTATCATGACGTACGTCAACGATCTGAAGACCGATTCGGCCATCCTCGAATCGAGCGGTGTGGGCCGTGTTCTGCTGGACCGCAACGAAGAGAGCGAGCTGTTTTCCGGGGTGACCGCCGAAGTCGAGGGATATTCGGTGACCGTCTCGGCCGACCTCGACGTCGTCGACGGCCGGGTTTTCGTTTTCGCCGAAGATGAGGTCAGCGAACACGCATACGAACTCGTTTCGGCGGACGACGAGTAG